The following coding sequences lie in one Oncorhynchus gorbuscha isolate QuinsamMale2020 ecotype Even-year linkage group LG10, OgorEven_v1.0, whole genome shotgun sequence genomic window:
- the LOC124046473 gene encoding protein GLUTELIN PRECURSOR ACCUMULATION 3-like isoform X1, with protein MGRLHFFVLWSLNDAPRQFISKSNRQCHQVHVPLPLPKQLVVFSLGEWRLLSSETTISVDVLVSQDVKPQRIGTLSDQTRCLTWEGDWNADLVQEATEKGRRGVYGKVLLTVCGENEASFISNTPRVPRKHSSPFEHNSNLSHTLLNTSGSQRISTPNSSHLGDSICYAELKVNKTEIDDSTLSDKPCSLLTDKTPRRTVIGKRGRIAWSPEIIPQEDTGRASSPKKIKLSRENSVEKTGMKKTNCRAVCPSKRWSHTMCLSDPETAIVIGGEASDQTHCEDSLWKLEIDNDFWFPMNSPTSGPVPPCAHGHSATYDPDSKVVYVYGGLREGQRYSDLHILNTLTWKWKLVTARGDIPMLAYHSATIYKKELFVFGGVHPSRCPGGKICSNALYIFNPEFELWYQPIVEGDRPLPRFGHTTTLLSNQLLIFGGRKTATYLNDLHILDLGFMEYTAVKYENMPPLPRGYHAALPVSDNRMLVSGGCSAVGALQDVHIFNTDTSMWYSVVSPLLCARPRAGHSVINLGGSVISDADKQKKGEYANIHCTLLVFGGSDCAGTFYNNTVKCTVEIPVE; from the exons ATGGGACGGTTACATTTTTTCGTCCTCTGGTCGTTAAACGATGCACCGCGTCAGTTTATCAG CAAATCCAATCGCCAGTGCCACCAAGTCCACGTTCCATTGCCACTGCCCAAACAACTTGTTGTATTCAGTCTTGGGGAATGGCGGCTCTTATCAAGCGAGACAACCATTTCAGTTGATGTTCTGGTTAGCCAGGACGTGAAACCGCAGAGGATTGGTACATTGTCAGACCAAACAAG GTGCTTGACTTGGGAGGGAGATTGGAATGCTGACCTTGTCCAAGAggcaacagagaaagggaggagaggagtatatGGGAAGGTTTTGCTCACTGTTTGTGGAGAG AATGAAGCCAGTTTCATCAGCAATACTCCACGTGTGCCAAGAAAACATTCCAGCCCATTCGAGCACAACAGCAATCTCTCCCATACTCTGCTCAACACCTCTGGGAGTCAGAGG ATTTCAACCCCCAACTCATCACATCTAGGAGACAGCATTTGCTATGCCGAACTCAAAGTTAACAAGACAGAAATTGATGATTCCACTTTATCTGATAAACCCTGTAGTTTGCTTACG GATAAGACCCCCAGACGGACGGTGATTGGGAAGAGGGGTCGTATCGCATGGAGCCCTGAAATTATTCCTCAGGAGGATACTGGTCGAGCATCTAGCCCCAAAAAAATAAAGCTATCTAGAGAGAACAGTGTTGAGAAGACTGGAATGAAGAAGACCAACTGCAGAGCAG TTTGCCCATCAAAGCGCTGGAGCCACACCATGTGTCTGAGTGATCCTGAGACGGCCATTGTCATTGGAGGAGAAGCTTCTGACCAGACTCACTGCGAGGACTCCCTATGGAAACTGGAAATAG ACAACGATTTTTGGTTCCCAATGAACTCCCCCACCTCTGGACCTGTCCCACCGTGTGCCCATGGCCACTCTGCAACCTATGACCCTGATTCCAAGGTCGTCTACGTGTACGGAGGCCTGAGAGAGGGCCAGCGCTACAGCGACCTCCATATCCTCAACACTCTAACCTGGAAGTGGAAGCTTGTCACA GCAAGAggtgatatccccatgttggcCTACCACTCTGCAACTATCTATAAGAAAGAGCTCTTTGTTTTTGGGGGGGTTCACCCAAGCCGCTGTCCTGGAGGCAAGATCTGCAGTAATGCTCTGTACATTTTTAACCCAGAGTTTGAGCTCTGGTACCAACCTATCGTTGAGGGGGACCGACCTCTACCTAGGTTTGG GCACACAACCACACTTTTGTCCAACCAGTTGCTAATTTTTGGTGGCAGGAAGACTGCAACCTACCTAAACGACCTCCACATTCTGGATCTCG GCTTCATGGAGTACACAGCTGTGAAATATGAGAACATGCCACCACTGCCTCGAGG ATATCATGCAGCACTGCCAGTATCCGACAACAGGATGCTGGTCAGTGGCGGTTGCAGTGCTGTTGGAGCCCTGCAGGACGTTCATATCTTCAACACAG ACACCAGCATGTGGTATTCAGTGGTCTCCCCTCTGCTCTGCGCTAGGCCTCGTGCCGGACACAGTGTGATCAATCTGGGAGGCTCTGTCATCTCAGATGCTGATAAACAGAAGAAGGGGGAGTATGCCAACATCCACTGCACCCTCTTGGTGTTTGGGGGCTCTGACTGCGCTGGGACCTTCTACAATAACACAGTGAAGTGCACAGTGGAGATCCCTGTAGAATAA
- the LOC124046473 gene encoding rab9 effector protein with kelch motifs-like isoform X2: protein MGRLHFFVLWSLNDAPRQFISKSNRQCHQVHVPLPLPKQLVVFSLGEWRLLSSETTISVDVLVSQDVKPQRIGTLSDQTRCLTWEGDWNADLVQEATEKGRRGVYGKVLLTVCGENEASFISNTPRVPRKHSSPFEHNSNLSHTLLNTSGSQRDKTPRRTVIGKRGRIAWSPEIIPQEDTGRASSPKKIKLSRENSVEKTGMKKTNCRAVCPSKRWSHTMCLSDPETAIVIGGEASDQTHCEDSLWKLEIDNDFWFPMNSPTSGPVPPCAHGHSATYDPDSKVVYVYGGLREGQRYSDLHILNTLTWKWKLVTARGDIPMLAYHSATIYKKELFVFGGVHPSRCPGGKICSNALYIFNPEFELWYQPIVEGDRPLPRFGHTTTLLSNQLLIFGGRKTATYLNDLHILDLGFMEYTAVKYENMPPLPRGYHAALPVSDNRMLVSGGCSAVGALQDVHIFNTDTSMWYSVVSPLLCARPRAGHSVINLGGSVISDADKQKKGEYANIHCTLLVFGGSDCAGTFYNNTVKCTVEIPVE, encoded by the exons ATGGGACGGTTACATTTTTTCGTCCTCTGGTCGTTAAACGATGCACCGCGTCAGTTTATCAG CAAATCCAATCGCCAGTGCCACCAAGTCCACGTTCCATTGCCACTGCCCAAACAACTTGTTGTATTCAGTCTTGGGGAATGGCGGCTCTTATCAAGCGAGACAACCATTTCAGTTGATGTTCTGGTTAGCCAGGACGTGAAACCGCAGAGGATTGGTACATTGTCAGACCAAACAAG GTGCTTGACTTGGGAGGGAGATTGGAATGCTGACCTTGTCCAAGAggcaacagagaaagggaggagaggagtatatGGGAAGGTTTTGCTCACTGTTTGTGGAGAG AATGAAGCCAGTTTCATCAGCAATACTCCACGTGTGCCAAGAAAACATTCCAGCCCATTCGAGCACAACAGCAATCTCTCCCATACTCTGCTCAACACCTCTGGGAGTCAGAGG GATAAGACCCCCAGACGGACGGTGATTGGGAAGAGGGGTCGTATCGCATGGAGCCCTGAAATTATTCCTCAGGAGGATACTGGTCGAGCATCTAGCCCCAAAAAAATAAAGCTATCTAGAGAGAACAGTGTTGAGAAGACTGGAATGAAGAAGACCAACTGCAGAGCAG TTTGCCCATCAAAGCGCTGGAGCCACACCATGTGTCTGAGTGATCCTGAGACGGCCATTGTCATTGGAGGAGAAGCTTCTGACCAGACTCACTGCGAGGACTCCCTATGGAAACTGGAAATAG ACAACGATTTTTGGTTCCCAATGAACTCCCCCACCTCTGGACCTGTCCCACCGTGTGCCCATGGCCACTCTGCAACCTATGACCCTGATTCCAAGGTCGTCTACGTGTACGGAGGCCTGAGAGAGGGCCAGCGCTACAGCGACCTCCATATCCTCAACACTCTAACCTGGAAGTGGAAGCTTGTCACA GCAAGAggtgatatccccatgttggcCTACCACTCTGCAACTATCTATAAGAAAGAGCTCTTTGTTTTTGGGGGGGTTCACCCAAGCCGCTGTCCTGGAGGCAAGATCTGCAGTAATGCTCTGTACATTTTTAACCCAGAGTTTGAGCTCTGGTACCAACCTATCGTTGAGGGGGACCGACCTCTACCTAGGTTTGG GCACACAACCACACTTTTGTCCAACCAGTTGCTAATTTTTGGTGGCAGGAAGACTGCAACCTACCTAAACGACCTCCACATTCTGGATCTCG GCTTCATGGAGTACACAGCTGTGAAATATGAGAACATGCCACCACTGCCTCGAGG ATATCATGCAGCACTGCCAGTATCCGACAACAGGATGCTGGTCAGTGGCGGTTGCAGTGCTGTTGGAGCCCTGCAGGACGTTCATATCTTCAACACAG ACACCAGCATGTGGTATTCAGTGGTCTCCCCTCTGCTCTGCGCTAGGCCTCGTGCCGGACACAGTGTGATCAATCTGGGAGGCTCTGTCATCTCAGATGCTGATAAACAGAAGAAGGGGGAGTATGCCAACATCCACTGCACCCTCTTGGTGTTTGGGGGCTCTGACTGCGCTGGGACCTTCTACAATAACACAGTGAAGTGCACAGTGGAGATCCCTGTAGAATAA
- the LOC124046473 gene encoding rab9 effector protein with kelch motifs-like isoform X3: MGRLHFFVLWSLNDAPRQFISKSNRQCHQVHVPLPLPKQLVVFSLGEWRLLSSETTISVDVLVSQDVKPQRIGTLSDQTRCLTWEGDWNADLVQEATEKGRRGVYGKVLLTVCGEDKTPRRTVIGKRGRIAWSPEIIPQEDTGRASSPKKIKLSRENSVEKTGMKKTNCRAVCPSKRWSHTMCLSDPETAIVIGGEASDQTHCEDSLWKLEIDNDFWFPMNSPTSGPVPPCAHGHSATYDPDSKVVYVYGGLREGQRYSDLHILNTLTWKWKLVTARGDIPMLAYHSATIYKKELFVFGGVHPSRCPGGKICSNALYIFNPEFELWYQPIVEGDRPLPRFGHTTTLLSNQLLIFGGRKTATYLNDLHILDLGFMEYTAVKYENMPPLPRGYHAALPVSDNRMLVSGGCSAVGALQDVHIFNTDTSMWYSVVSPLLCARPRAGHSVINLGGSVISDADKQKKGEYANIHCTLLVFGGSDCAGTFYNNTVKCTVEIPVE; this comes from the exons ATGGGACGGTTACATTTTTTCGTCCTCTGGTCGTTAAACGATGCACCGCGTCAGTTTATCAG CAAATCCAATCGCCAGTGCCACCAAGTCCACGTTCCATTGCCACTGCCCAAACAACTTGTTGTATTCAGTCTTGGGGAATGGCGGCTCTTATCAAGCGAGACAACCATTTCAGTTGATGTTCTGGTTAGCCAGGACGTGAAACCGCAGAGGATTGGTACATTGTCAGACCAAACAAG GTGCTTGACTTGGGAGGGAGATTGGAATGCTGACCTTGTCCAAGAggcaacagagaaagggaggagaggagtatatGGGAAGGTTTTGCTCACTGTTTGTGGAGAG GATAAGACCCCCAGACGGACGGTGATTGGGAAGAGGGGTCGTATCGCATGGAGCCCTGAAATTATTCCTCAGGAGGATACTGGTCGAGCATCTAGCCCCAAAAAAATAAAGCTATCTAGAGAGAACAGTGTTGAGAAGACTGGAATGAAGAAGACCAACTGCAGAGCAG TTTGCCCATCAAAGCGCTGGAGCCACACCATGTGTCTGAGTGATCCTGAGACGGCCATTGTCATTGGAGGAGAAGCTTCTGACCAGACTCACTGCGAGGACTCCCTATGGAAACTGGAAATAG ACAACGATTTTTGGTTCCCAATGAACTCCCCCACCTCTGGACCTGTCCCACCGTGTGCCCATGGCCACTCTGCAACCTATGACCCTGATTCCAAGGTCGTCTACGTGTACGGAGGCCTGAGAGAGGGCCAGCGCTACAGCGACCTCCATATCCTCAACACTCTAACCTGGAAGTGGAAGCTTGTCACA GCAAGAggtgatatccccatgttggcCTACCACTCTGCAACTATCTATAAGAAAGAGCTCTTTGTTTTTGGGGGGGTTCACCCAAGCCGCTGTCCTGGAGGCAAGATCTGCAGTAATGCTCTGTACATTTTTAACCCAGAGTTTGAGCTCTGGTACCAACCTATCGTTGAGGGGGACCGACCTCTACCTAGGTTTGG GCACACAACCACACTTTTGTCCAACCAGTTGCTAATTTTTGGTGGCAGGAAGACTGCAACCTACCTAAACGACCTCCACATTCTGGATCTCG GCTTCATGGAGTACACAGCTGTGAAATATGAGAACATGCCACCACTGCCTCGAGG ATATCATGCAGCACTGCCAGTATCCGACAACAGGATGCTGGTCAGTGGCGGTTGCAGTGCTGTTGGAGCCCTGCAGGACGTTCATATCTTCAACACAG ACACCAGCATGTGGTATTCAGTGGTCTCCCCTCTGCTCTGCGCTAGGCCTCGTGCCGGACACAGTGTGATCAATCTGGGAGGCTCTGTCATCTCAGATGCTGATAAACAGAAGAAGGGGGAGTATGCCAACATCCACTGCACCCTCTTGGTGTTTGGGGGCTCTGACTGCGCTGGGACCTTCTACAATAACACAGTGAAGTGCACAGTGGAGATCCCTGTAGAATAA
- the LOC124046474 gene encoding maleylacetoacetate isomerase-like isoform X1: MGILGVRAPGGFESLAVIQYIEETRTGHRLLPADPKKRAQVRMISDLIASGIQPVQNLYVLQKIGAEKVQWAHHFIQRGFEALEPILKGTAGKYCVGDEISMADIGLVPQVYNAEQFKVDVDQFPTIKRLNQTLLKVDAFKESHPSCQLDTPAEICT; this comes from the exons ATGGGTATTTTAGGAGTTCGTGCTCCTGGAGGGTTCGAATCG CTGGCAGTGATCCAGTACATTGAGGAGACCAGAACAGGACACAGGCTTCTCCCTGCAGACCCGAAGAAACGAGCCCAGGTGCGCATGATCTCTGACCTTATCGCCTCTGGGATCCAGCCTGTGCAG AATTTGTACGTGCTACAGAAGATCGGAGCCGAGAAGGTGCAGTGGGCGCATCATTTCATCCAAAGAGGTTTTGAAG CCCTGGAGCCCATTCTGAAAGGGACAGCTGGCAAGTACTGTGTAGGGGATGAG ATTTCCATGGCAGACATCGGTCTCGTCCCTCAAGTCTATAATGCTGAACA GTTCAAAGTGGATGTTGATCAGTTCCCAACTATCAAAAGGCTAAACCAAACCTTACTGAAGGTAGATGCTTTCAAAGAGAGTCATCCGTCATGCCAACTAGACACACCTGCTGAAATATGTACATGA
- the LOC124046474 gene encoding maleylacetoacetate isomerase-like isoform X2, protein MQQVPAVQIDGITLSQSMSAMMLLLAVIQYIEETRTGHRLLPADPKKRAQVRMISDLIASGIQPVQNLYVLQKIGAEKVQWAHHFIQRGFEALEPILKGTAGKYCVGDEISMADIGLVPQVYNAEQFKVDVDQFPTIKRLNQTLLKVDAFKESHPSCQLDTPAEICT, encoded by the exons ATGCAACAAGTGCCTGCTGTCCAAATTGATGGCATCACGCTGTCACAGTCGATGAGTGCAATGATGTTATTG CTGGCAGTGATCCAGTACATTGAGGAGACCAGAACAGGACACAGGCTTCTCCCTGCAGACCCGAAGAAACGAGCCCAGGTGCGCATGATCTCTGACCTTATCGCCTCTGGGATCCAGCCTGTGCAG AATTTGTACGTGCTACAGAAGATCGGAGCCGAGAAGGTGCAGTGGGCGCATCATTTCATCCAAAGAGGTTTTGAAG CCCTGGAGCCCATTCTGAAAGGGACAGCTGGCAAGTACTGTGTAGGGGATGAG ATTTCCATGGCAGACATCGGTCTCGTCCCTCAAGTCTATAATGCTGAACA GTTCAAAGTGGATGTTGATCAGTTCCCAACTATCAAAAGGCTAAACCAAACCTTACTGAAGGTAGATGCTTTCAAAGAGAGTCATCCGTCATGCCAACTAGACACACCTGCTGAAATATGTACATGA